The following proteins come from a genomic window of Eisenibacter elegans DSM 3317:
- a CDS encoding cyclase family protein — MQLTHHHQGLAWQANLYQGTDLCIPLRAGEANPNCYYADAPRFETIRQGDFVGSVAEGGSVNYQKITLTPHGNGTHTECYGHISPDRAVNIASLPSPVWAIAQLISLTPQPAHHPTNDKIVLEADLKKKLGKITPEALIIRTLPNGSEKLQKQYSGTNPPFLEPCIGAYLAELGVKHLLVDLPSVDKEQDNGTLLVHKGFWNYPPKPRIDATITELIFVPNHLPDGWYLLCLQIGAWETDAAPSRPVIYPTTPQK; from the coding sequence ATGCAACTCACACACCATCATCAAGGCCTCGCCTGGCAGGCCAACCTATACCAAGGTACAGATCTCTGCATCCCCTTACGGGCTGGAGAAGCCAACCCCAACTGTTACTACGCAGATGCCCCACGATTCGAAACCATACGCCAAGGTGATTTTGTAGGCAGCGTGGCCGAAGGAGGGAGCGTCAATTACCAAAAAATCACCCTTACGCCACACGGCAACGGCACTCACACGGAGTGTTATGGCCATATCAGCCCTGACCGCGCTGTCAATATTGCCTCCTTGCCCAGCCCTGTATGGGCTATAGCCCAATTGATCAGCCTCACTCCACAACCCGCCCACCATCCCACCAATGACAAAATAGTGTTGGAGGCTGATTTGAAAAAAAAACTTGGAAAAATTACCCCCGAAGCCCTGATTATTCGTACATTGCCTAACGGTTCAGAAAAACTGCAAAAACAATACTCAGGTACCAACCCCCCGTTTCTGGAGCCTTGTATAGGAGCGTACTTGGCCGAGCTTGGGGTAAAGCACTTGTTGGTTGATTTGCCCTCAGTAGATAAAGAGCAAGATAATGGCACACTTTTGGTGCATAAAGGATTTTGGAATTATCCGCCAAAGCCCCGCATAGATGCAACCATTACAGAACTAATATTTGTACCAAACCACCTCCCCGACGGCTGGTACTTGCTCTGCCTACAAATAGGAGCTTGGGAAACGGACGCAGCCCCCAGCCGCCCCGTAATTTACCCAACAACCCCTCAAAAATAG